A region from the uncultured Draconibacterium sp. genome encodes:
- a CDS encoding sigma-70 family RNA polymerase sigma factor translates to MRKILEDLKKIIKDCASGKQRAQEQLYQMFAPKMFGVCLRYAKDNTEAEDNLQEGFIKVFQYIDRFRHEGSLEGWIRRIMVNVSLEKFRKQHLMHPVEDISKFESQYISDDILAAISAKELIALIQELPPRYRMVFNLFVIDGMNHQEISDEMKITVGTSKSNLARARDILKRRVKELYGDIETSNYTAG, encoded by the coding sequence TTGCGAAAGATTTTGGAAGACCTGAAAAAAATAATAAAAGATTGTGCTTCGGGGAAACAGCGTGCACAAGAACAACTATACCAAATGTTTGCGCCTAAAATGTTTGGAGTATGCTTGCGCTATGCTAAGGACAACACCGAAGCAGAAGATAATTTGCAGGAAGGATTTATTAAGGTGTTTCAATATATTGATCGGTTTAGGCACGAAGGTTCATTGGAAGGTTGGATACGAAGAATAATGGTAAATGTATCACTCGAAAAATTCAGGAAACAGCATTTAATGCATCCTGTTGAGGATATTAGCAAGTTCGAGAGCCAGTACATTTCAGACGATATACTTGCCGCAATATCGGCCAAGGAGTTGATCGCTCTGATACAGGAATTGCCTCCGCGTTACCGTATGGTTTTTAACCTTTTTGTAATAGATGGGATGAATCATCAGGAGATTAGTGATGAAATGAAAATAACGGTGGGAACATCGAAGTCGAACCTGGCAAGGGCCAGAGATATTTTGAAACGTAGAGTGAAAGAACTGTACGGAGATATTGAAACAAGTAATTACACTGCCGGATGA
- a CDS encoding acetate kinase produces MNILVINAGSSSIKYQLIDMNTELPLSSGIVERIGLEMGVIKHKTFTSGAEEKTIEEFPIPDHGVGLKRVSELLMDADKGVISDPSEIKAVGHRLVHGGETFTQTVVITDEVKAKVKELFPLAPLHNPANLIGVEVAEKVFPNATQVGVFDTAFHQSIPEKAFRYALPEKFYSELRIRKYGFHGTSHKFISEKAIEYLGNPDAKIITIHLGNGASMAAVKGGVCVDTTMGMGPLSGLIMGTRSGDIDPAIIFYLAQQKGYSVEEISDLLNKESGMKGLTGLTDMRDVEKRQREGAPDAVLALEMYAYRVKHFVGSYAAAMNGVDAIVFTAGIGENDTSIRRMVCEDMDYLGITWDEEKDKNRADSVHEINTAGAKTKVLIIPTNEELEIAKQSLELVK; encoded by the coding sequence ATGAATATTTTAGTAATTAATGCAGGTAGTTCGTCAATTAAATATCAGCTTATTGATATGAATACCGAGCTGCCATTATCGAGTGGAATTGTTGAACGCATTGGTCTTGAAATGGGGGTTATTAAACACAAAACCTTTACCAGTGGTGCAGAAGAAAAAACAATTGAAGAATTTCCGATTCCGGACCATGGTGTTGGTTTAAAACGTGTTTCGGAGTTACTTATGGATGCCGACAAAGGCGTAATTAGTGACCCTTCAGAAATTAAAGCTGTTGGACACCGCCTTGTACATGGTGGCGAAACTTTTACCCAAACCGTTGTAATTACCGACGAGGTAAAAGCTAAAGTTAAAGAATTGTTTCCGTTGGCGCCTCTGCATAACCCGGCAAACCTTATCGGCGTTGAGGTAGCAGAGAAAGTATTTCCTAACGCCACGCAGGTTGGTGTTTTTGATACTGCTTTTCATCAATCAATACCTGAGAAAGCTTTTCGTTATGCCTTGCCCGAAAAATTTTACAGCGAATTGCGCATTCGTAAATACGGCTTTCATGGAACATCACACAAGTTTATTTCCGAAAAAGCAATTGAATACCTCGGAAATCCTGATGCAAAAATCATTACTATCCACTTAGGCAATGGTGCATCAATGGCAGCAGTAAAAGGCGGCGTATGTGTTGATACAACCATGGGAATGGGACCTCTGAGTGGATTAATAATGGGAACCCGATCGGGAGATATCGATCCGGCAATTATTTTTTACCTGGCACAGCAAAAAGGGTATTCTGTTGAGGAAATTTCTGATTTGTTAAATAAGGAAAGTGGCATGAAAGGCCTCACCGGTTTAACCGATATGCGCGATGTGGAAAAACGCCAGCGTGAAGGGGCACCTGATGCTGTTCTTGCATTGGAGATGTATGCCTACCGCGTAAAACATTTTGTAGGAAGTTATGCCGCAGCAATGAACGGTGTTGATGCTATTGTTTTTACCGCCGGAATTGGAGAAAATGATACTTCTATAAGACGAATGGTGTGCGAAGACATGGATTACCTTGGAATAACCTGGGATGAAGAAAAAGACAAAAACCGCGCAGACAGCGTACACGAGATTAACACTGCAGGTGCTAAAACAAAGGTGTTAATTATTCCAACCAACGAGGAGTTGGAAATTGCCAAACAATCGTTGGAGCTTGTAAAATAA
- the pta gene encoding phosphate acetyltransferase: MKTGIYITNTESQTGRSLVTLGVLKVLLSKVSKVGYFRPIINDYPKGVHDNHIETMLTYFNLDMEYKDAYGFTMSQVVKYKNMGQEARLIDQIIDRYKKLEEQYDVVVVEGSDFENKGISFEFDLNVEFAKNLSVPTILVSSAKDKQMDEAISNLDLAVKSFAEKDVVVQSVVMNRVKAGDCEQMKAELTKVIPEGTSIEIIPEIKKLGSPTIREIYEAIGGTILLGENLLCKQADRYDVGAMQLRNYLDRVEENSLIITPGDRSDIILGALQANASSNYPNIAGIVVTGGIAPEPQILKLIEGLPTIVPIILVDDVTFVAANKIANVKPKITPGITRKLDLSISTFEKYIDTEFLIDKFRSFKTDVVTPHMFQYNLVAKAKSKKQHIVLPEGTDPRILLAATRLVDQNVVEVTLLGNREEIMAKAAEIGVKINGNIKIVDPAKSEHYEDYWRTYHELRKHKNIPEDMAQDALADVSYFGTMMVYKGHADGMVSGAAHTTAHTIIPALQFVKTKPGVKTVSSVFFMCLDDHVSVMGDCAVNVSPNAEQLAEIAVSSADSAKAFGIDPKVAMLSYSSGTSGSGAEVDKVRAATEKAINMRPELKIEGPIQYDAAVDPSVGKSKLPDSQVAGQANVLIFPDLNTGNNTYKAIQRETGALAIGPMLQGLNKPVNDLSRGCTVDDIFNTVVITAIQAQEGF; encoded by the coding sequence ATGAAAACTGGAATTTATATCACAAATACCGAAAGCCAAACAGGAAGATCGCTTGTTACGCTTGGTGTTTTAAAAGTTTTACTTTCAAAAGTAAGTAAGGTTGGCTACTTCCGACCAATTATTAACGATTATCCAAAAGGTGTTCACGATAATCATATCGAAACCATGTTAACGTATTTCAACCTCGATATGGAATACAAAGATGCCTATGGCTTTACCATGTCGCAAGTGGTTAAGTATAAAAATATGGGGCAGGAGGCACGTTTGATTGACCAGATTATTGACCGTTATAAGAAGCTGGAAGAGCAGTATGATGTGGTGGTGGTTGAAGGCTCTGATTTCGAAAACAAAGGTATTTCTTTTGAATTTGATTTGAATGTTGAATTTGCCAAAAACCTTTCGGTTCCTACCATTCTGGTAAGTTCGGCAAAAGATAAGCAGATGGATGAGGCCATCTCAAATCTTGATTTGGCTGTAAAATCATTTGCTGAAAAAGATGTGGTTGTGCAATCGGTTGTTATGAACCGGGTGAAAGCCGGAGATTGCGAACAGATGAAAGCCGAACTAACGAAAGTAATTCCAGAAGGTACGTCAATTGAAATTATTCCGGAAATAAAAAAATTGGGAAGTCCAACCATTAGAGAAATATACGAAGCCATTGGTGGTACAATTTTATTGGGCGAAAACCTGTTGTGTAAACAAGCCGACCGCTACGACGTGGGAGCTATGCAGTTGCGGAATTACCTTGATCGGGTGGAAGAAAACAGCCTGATAATTACACCTGGCGACCGCTCTGATATTATTTTGGGAGCTTTACAGGCCAATGCCTCATCAAATTATCCAAACATAGCAGGTATTGTGGTTACCGGAGGTATTGCCCCCGAGCCTCAGATACTTAAACTTATTGAAGGTTTGCCAACTATTGTTCCTATTATTTTGGTGGATGATGTAACTTTCGTTGCTGCCAATAAAATAGCCAATGTAAAACCAAAAATTACACCAGGTATAACACGAAAGCTCGACCTGAGTATTTCTACTTTTGAAAAGTATATTGACACTGAATTCCTGATTGATAAATTCAGAAGTTTTAAAACAGATGTGGTTACCCCGCATATGTTTCAGTACAACCTGGTGGCCAAGGCAAAATCGAAAAAACAACACATTGTTTTACCCGAAGGAACCGACCCCCGGATTTTACTGGCCGCAACCCGTTTGGTAGATCAGAATGTTGTTGAAGTTACCCTACTCGGAAACAGAGAAGAGATAATGGCTAAAGCTGCCGAAATTGGTGTGAAGATTAATGGAAACATTAAAATTGTAGACCCTGCAAAATCAGAACATTACGAAGATTACTGGAGAACCTATCACGAGCTGAGAAAGCACAAGAACATACCCGAAGATATGGCACAGGATGCGCTGGCAGATGTTTCTTACTTCGGAACCATGATGGTTTATAAAGGCCATGCCGACGGAATGGTATCGGGTGCAGCCCATACCACAGCGCATACAATTATTCCTGCCTTACAATTTGTAAAAACAAAACCGGGAGTTAAAACCGTTTCGTCGGTGTTTTTTATGTGTTTAGACGACCATGTTTCGGTAATGGGCGATTGTGCAGTTAATGTGAGCCCGAATGCCGAGCAACTGGCAGAAATTGCTGTTTCGTCAGCCGATTCGGCAAAAGCATTTGGCATCGACCCAAAAGTTGCCATGTTATCGTACTCTTCAGGTACATCCGGTTCGGGAGCAGAAGTAGATAAAGTACGTGCTGCTACCGAAAAAGCGATTAACATGCGCCCGGAACTAAAAATAGAAGGACCAATACAGTATGATGCTGCCGTTGACCCGAGTGTTGGTAAAAGCAAATTGCCCGATTCGCAGGTTGCCGGGCAGGCCAATGTTTTGATTTTCCCCGATTTGAATACCGGAAATAATACATACAAAGCAATTCAGCGCGAAACCGGAGCATTAGCCATTGGTCCAATGTTACAAGGCTTAAATAAACCGGTTAACGATTTAAGCCGTGGTTGCACTGTTGATGATATTTTTAATACAGTAGTAATTACTGCCATTCAGGCGCAGGAAGGGTTTTAA